CCCAATCACCACTAATTGATAATGTTTCAAGAGCCGGATTACCGTAAGTGACGACGACGGCTATTTTGTTGTATTGGTAAAGGTATAGTAGCAGCCAATCTTTCTATTTTTACTTGTTTCTGACTTTGTAGCAACCATACCAGCATTTTTAGAGTAATTAATTGTGTACGGCTGAGGTACTTGGATAGGATTGGTTGATAGAATGAGGGTAACATTTATTTCGGGTCTTGTTAATTTGACGAGACCATTCTTTTTTACCATCAAACTGTCCCTCTTAATTAGCTGTCTAACCACATAGTATTGTCAATAAGAACCGTTTTTTTGAGAGGGTCTGTTACTTCAATCCCTCTGGGNNNNNNNNNNNNNNNNNNNNNNNNNNNNNNNNNNNNNNNNNNNNNNNNNNNNNNNNNNNNGCAGGAACTTTTAGACAAAGCCATTAAACTGCACAATCATAAACGAGAATTGCTTGAAGATAGAAAAGTGAGAATTATTCTGGGTGGAGGTGGTCGCAGACCAAAATTATCACCATCGGAGCAAATAATTCTCACCCTAACATATTTACGACATTTAACCACATTTCAACTATTGGGTATTCAATTTGGCGTGAGTGAAACAACTGCAAATGATACGTTTAACTATTGGTTGCCATTATTGGGAGAATTATTACCACCAAGTTTAGTAGAACAGGTAAAAAAAACTCCAGTGACTATGAAATTGTTAAAGAAGTTTTAACAGACTTTGAACTAATCGTAGATAGCTATGAACAGCCCATAGAAAGACCTTCAGAGTATCAACAGCAGGAAAAATATTACTCAGGTAAGAAGAAAATGCACACTAGAAAAAGTCAATTAATTGTTCTGCCTAATGGTAGAGATATTGTTGATGTAGTAGCTGGTGAGCCAGGACGAAAAAGTGACATAAATTTATTTCGGGAAAATAAAAATGGGTTTGAAGAGAAACAAAAATTTTCCGGTGACAAAGCTTACCAAGGAGAGAAATCAATTAAAACACCTGAAAAAAAGCCTAGAAAAAAAGAATTAAGTTCTGAACAAAAAATTCAAAATAAAGAACTGGCATCAGAGCGCATATTTGTAGAACATTTAATTCGTTTAGTGAAGATATTTAGAGTAGCTCAAGAAAGATTTAGATTAAATTCCTCTAAATACGAGCAGATAATTATGACTATTTGTGGACTCGTTAGATTACGCATTGGCACATTTATTTTGTAACTATAAAAACTTGAAATTATTTATAATAAAATTACCTCAAAGAGATCCTACTTTTGGCTAATTACCAACAACACGCATTTCTAACACCTATTCTACCGTAGAATCTCAGGATATTTGCAGTTAGCGATCGCTCACCAAAAATATCGTAACTGCAAGGGTTTGATAGTTTTCGGAGATGTCTTTTGTGGATGAGTGACGCAACCTGCGGCTTCAACTTGTCAATCTCTGCGTAGGCAGCGATTTTTGTTTCTAGGTCTTGCACTTCTTTCCTTAGAGGGGCTACCATAAAATCGGCCATACCATTCGCCCCAATATTTCTATAAATATCATTTATATGTAATTGGAGGAAGGTCAAATGCATTATCAAAACATTTTTATCATCTGCTCCCGTCAACAACGTTTCTCGACCAGCCAGCTCTTTCCGTTTTGCGGCTAGATCTTGTTGCGTTTGGTTCAGCGCAGAGGAGAGATTTGGTGTTTTATCATTTTCATCGCGCAATCGAGACAACAAATCTTGCTCTTTGTGGATGAGCGACGCAACCTGCTGCTTCAGCGTATCAATCTCTGCCCGAGTCCCATCCTGAGCATGATAGGCAGCGATTTTTATTTCTAGGTCTTGCCTTTCTTTGCGTAGGACGTTTTCTTCTGCCTGTTTGAGGACTAATTCTTTCTGCTTGGCAATGAATCCAGCCTGTTCATCCGCCAAGATTGTAAGTGCAATACCATCGGTGTATTTTGCTGCTGTAATCGCATCAGACAGCAGACGAATGCGGTGCTTGCGAATTTCTAGAGAATTCCAATTGCCTTGAACATTGGTAATCTCAAAGGAGCGGAGCAGACTGATCTCATCGGGAATCGTTAGGGTACAGGAAGCCCGATACCAGCCCTTCCCCAGATCTTCAAACTCATCTTGCACCGCCGAGACCGCAAGGGTGTCGTTGGCGCTGCGACTGGTTTTGCCCCAGTGGGAGAAGGTGAAGATCTTGGTACCTTGCCCCCGACCATCGGCATTGTTCAGATCCGCCAGCGTCAATGGTTTGGAAGCATTGACCTTGAACTCAAAGCTTTCTTCATAGGTGGCGCGTTGGCTTACGGCAAACAGGTCAGAATTGCTGTATTTCACGGCATCGGCTCCGCTGGCCAGCTTGCGGCTGAGGGTAGCGGCACTGACATAGGGATCGCCATAAACGGTGCCCTCATTGCCATGGATAGAGAAGTCGCTCACCTTGCCTTCGGCAATGCCGCCCAAGCGCCAATACCCTTCCAGGCCCACCTCTTTGCCCCGCAGTTGCAGGTACATATTGTTTTTGATGGTGTCCGCACTTTGGGGCAGCGACCAGATCCGTACCTCGGCCAGATGCCCAGAGAAAAAGTCTTGGCCTACTTTTCCGAACTGATAATTGCTGGATGGATAACTGTAAAGCTTTTCCGGTACATCCTCAACAACAGCAAATTCCACGCCATTTTTATAGAACCTGAAACGGTTGCCATCTTTCACCCAGGCTACATGAACCCAAGTCTCCGCCTGGTCAAAAAAGTTGTCGAGGGTGCCGCTCAAGACAGACTCTTGGCTGGGTGCGTCAAACGCCATGTAGTGCAATCCGCCGTTGTCAGGCGCAATCCACAGCGAAGGTTTCCATAGATCATTGCCCATCACAGCTTGGGTTGCCCCAGTATTGATCTGCGCCGGCTTGATCCAAGCAGAAAGGGTGAAGTTTTTGTTTTTGCCAAAGGGATCGGCAATTTCGATATAGTCGTTCACCCCATCCAGCACAACACCGCGCCGTTTGCGAGACACAACTTTGACATTGACGGCTTCTCCCTTGGGCCACTGGCGTTGAATGACAAAATTGGTATAATCAATTTTCTGAACTGGATAGGTATCGTTATAGGCATCTGTGCCGATAATTTGCACCTCATCCCCATTTTCTAAACCATGATTCTCGCAGATAACGCGCAATTTACCATTAGTGGTCTTTTGATAGGCTGTAATCATTCCGTCAAAGATTAAACCCGCTTGTTCTGGGTCTTCTTTTTCCCAATAACCCAAATTATCTACTGGTGTGGGTTGGTCAATTTCAAAGGTATGATCGTCTATTTTCTTGGTGGAATAAAGACCTTGATAATCACTGGTTCCTGTAATTTTTACGAGGTCGCCATTGGCTAATTCTCCTGCTTTACCTTCTGTGGAGATTTTCACCAAATCTTCCGCATTTTCTGCATCGGTTCCCACTGCTAACCCGGTAATTATTCCTTGGGGCGGCGGGGTTTTGTCTGCAAGGGCTTTGATTTCGTCTAAGGTGTTTAAAGGTAACAATATTTCTCGCTGACGACTGCGAATAATGCTGCGTTCCGGGGTTTCGTCAATTTCTGCTAGGGTTCCATCTCCGGCAATGGCAAAACTTAATGCTGCTGTGCCTTTATCTGTGGGAACTGCTAACATTAACTTGGTGGAAATTTTCAACAGTTGTTTATCCCCGGATTGGGTTTCCTGTTCTTGTTGTAAATCGTATTTAGTCGCTGATAAACCATTGGTGGGGTGAGAGTCACCAATTTCCAAAGTGCGTTTAATCACACCAGGAATTTTGCGAGGCACTAGGGTATCGTTTGATTCTGCAAAAAAAGTATAATCTTGAACGTCAAATAGTCCTTCTTCCGAGGCGCGAATAGTGGTTAATTCGACTTTCTGGGTTTGGCTGTTGTAGGCGAAAATATGCCAGCGATAAACGTCATTTTCAACAGTGGGAACTAAAACCACAGAAAACCAGCCTTGGTGCAGGTGATTGACTAAACATAATTCTGTGGTGGGTTCGTAGAACAAATTACCGTTAGCATCACGGAAGTCTAAGGTGTCGATATCAACAAGCCCATTAGACCCCTTGTTCATGTTTTTTGTGGGTGTGTGCTTCTGCCGACTCCGCTTAAACCGTACTTCTAACTTACGGTTCAGCTTATTGGTCATGCCATCTACGACAAAGCGATCGACCAATAGGGTGTTAGTTTTAGATTGGCGGAAAATATAAATATGTTCTAGTGCGGAAATAACTTGTACTGGGGCGACAGCTGTTTCATCTTTGGTTTTGTAGCGGGACTTGAGAAGATATTTACTGGTATCTTGTTGATAAGTCAGTTCGGCTTTTTCTTTTGCAATTACTGACTGGTCATCTTGTTCATCAGGGAAGTCTAGCACCTGCCAATTTTCCCATCCAGTTCTTTGGTCTGCTGGTGTATTGAGATAACTGTCTTCAAAACCATCTTGCTTAACGGTGTAGGAAATTACGCCATCGGCATCGGTAGCTAGGACAACGATTTTTCCTTCATGGGTAACGGTGTTGAGGTGTTGCAGTTTATCTTTGGTGAGATACATATATTAAGGTTGTGAATTTTTTGGAACAGATTTATTTTATACGCACTGTAATTCTTTACACCATAAGTATTTACAAAAATTCATCGCTTTGGGAGTATGTATTGTTTTATCCATGCCACCGTGATTAATTGCGAAAAAATCCTTAAATATTTAGGTTTTCAGCCTTTAATCAGGTGATGTACAAATATTTTTGTATAAAAATTAGCCATTATTTATATTTGTCTTACGTAATAATTTGGCTGTGATTGGGATAGTAACTTTACCAAAAAATAGGCTCAATTGCAGTGGAAAGGACTATTTTTGTACGTGGGTATCGCGTCATATAGCAACCGCCAAGGAGGTTAGGGCATAAACGGATAATAAAACCGAGACACCAAAAGGGTCTTAACCCAGTCTCCATTACCCAGCCATTAAGTATAAATATTTACTATTAATATACTGAAAATATCGCCTGGATTTTTCTCAGATGGCGATCGCATTATATCTGCACTCAATGACTGGGATTTAAGTATATTTAACTATATGTTTTAAATGTAGCTAAGGTTCTAGGCGTGTGATGGAACCGCCAACAAACGCTCCTAAAATTGTACCTGTCCATAATCCGGTTGTAGTACCTTGCCAAGCGGCTCCGGGTGTTACCCAAACATTACACATCACCTTTAAACCCCAAGCTTGATTTTGGCATTTTTGGTTATGCAGCATCGATGTCATTTGTCCACCGATGTAACCACCAAAAAATCCTGATGTTAAAGCTAAAAAGGTGCAAGTTAACAATCTATTTTTAACCATGAGTTCATTAATTCAGCTATTTCTAGCAATGGTGGGTTACGCTGCGCTTTAGCGGAGCCATGCCCCTTTGGCTATACCCACCCTACGGTTTTTGGGTAATTTATTTTTTGGTATCAACTGGTCAAAAAAGAGGATCAGGAGCAGGAGACAGGGGAGAAGACCCCATAGATCAATGTAGTTGCTCTGAAACAAGGACGCATTATTTCTTGTGCAAAGCATCTAGAAATAAATATTTTTCCTTTGAGGATAAATAAATTTAGTTGCTCAGAACCCTTTTGGCAGGGGAATTCCAAATCCCCCCTGCTCCCTGCTCCCTGCTCCCCTGCCTCTTCGGTCAACCTGTATTTCTCATCCCAGCCGCAATACCGTTAATCGTTAACAGTGCGCCTCGCAGTAACTCACCTTTGCTGTAACGCGAATGAATTACACCAGAAGTAGCAGTAATATTACGGGACTGCCGCAAGCGTTTGAGTAAGGAAACTTGGATAAATCCTAAAGGTACAATTGTCCCATTACGTAACTGTACTGAACGTTGTAAAACAGGATCACCATCCAAAAGCCGAGTGTTACCAGTAATTTTTAACACTAAATCCCTGGTAAGATAAAATTCGTCAGCAATTTGCTGAAAAACTTTTTCTAGTCGGGCTTGATCTTCAGGATTACCCAACTCTTGGACGTAGTGATGTGCCATTTGCATATCTACTTTGGCTAGGGTCATTTCTGCCTTGGAAATTACCATTTTGAAAAATGGCCACTTGAGATAAAAGTAGCGTAACAATTTCAGGTGTTCTTCTGATTCTTCTTCTTCATCCAAAAATCCCTGTAAAGCTGTGCCGATACCATACCAAGAAGGCAGCAAAAACCGGGTTTGTGTCCAGCTAAATACCCAAGGAATAGCTCGTAAACTGCTTAAATCTTTCTTTCCCGATGGACGTCGCGCTGGACGAGAACTAATTTGCAACTGGCTAATTTCTTCAATGGGGGTAACTTGGTGGAAAAAGTCGATAAAATCTGGCTGCTCGTAAATCAAATTGCGATAATGTTGACGCGATCGCACTGCTAATTCTTCCATAATCTCATTCCAAGGTTCAATATCATCAAACCCTGTACGTAATAAACTAGCTTGAATTACAGCCGTAGTAATGGTTTCCAAATTATACAGAGCTAAATCCAGCAAAGAGTATTTAGAAGCTAATACTTCCCCTTGTTCAGTAATCTTGATGCGCCCATTAATACTGTGTCCTGGTTGAGCCAAAATCGCCTCATAAGCTGGACCGCCACCTCGTCCCACAGAACCCCCGCGTCCGTGGAAAATCCGCAAACTCAGACCATATCCTTCCGCGATTGTCTGGAGTGATTTTTGGGCTTTATGAATTTCCCAGTTGCTACTTAAAAAACCAGAGTCTTTATTGCTGTCAGAATACCCCAGCATCACTTCTTGTAAGTTAGGGGTGAGGGGAGAAGCCGTAGTGGGGACAATCGGCAATGAAGAGCCTTCTTGCTGAATGGCTTTGAGTGCTTCATAACCACCTGCTAATAAAGCTCGATATAACGGGAGTTCAAATAGCTGCCGCATGACGCTTCTAGAGCGTTGTAGGTCTTCTACCGTCTCAAATAAGGGGACAACCTGAATAGTCCCTACAGCCACCACTGGGTCAAACAGTCGGGATTCTTTGGCTAAGAGCAAAACTTCCAAGACATCGCTAACTTCGCGGCACATACTAATAATGTAAGTTTGGCAGATGTTGACACCAAACTCTTGCTGTAGCGATCGCAATATCCGGAAAGTTTCAATTACATCATTGGTTTTTTCCGAAAATGGCAATTCTGCCGGAATTAATGGGCGACGGGTTTGCAGTTCCCCAGTTAGCCAAGCCACTCGCTGTTCTTCCGATAGCTCGTTATAGGATTGGGGTAAGACTTGCAGATATTCCAGAATCTCATTTAAAGCATCAGAGTGTCGCGTTGATTCTTGGCGGATATCCAACTGAGTCAAGTTAAAGTCAAAAATTTCGACTTGACAAATCAGAGTTTCTAACTCCCGACAACTTAAACCAGTTTCGGTCAAGTTACGTTCAATTAACCGCAGTTCGGCTAAAAACTCCGACCCCGAACGATACATGGGGGAGTCTTCCTTGGGTGATTTTTCGCGGTTATACAAGGCTACATTGCGATCGCGGGTATTTTCCAACCGCCTCAGCACATAAGCCAATTTCAAACGATAGGGTTCTTGGCGATAACGCAGCGCCAGCGCATCGTACACATCACCTAACTGCGACTGATCCATCTCTAAAGATTCCAGCAGTTCTGGTAAGACATCGCTCCAGTGCATCGATACACTCAATAATTCAATCAGCTGCTTCACTGATTTTATATATCGTTCCAGTACCATTTTACGCTGATAGCACGCTGTCTGCCAGGTGATTTCTGGTGTAACCGATGGATTACCATCACGATCTGAACCTACCCACGAGCCAAAAGAGCAAAAGTTTTTATGTGGAGGTTCTAGCCAAGTGAATGTTTTTCCTAGAGCATATTTCAAGCGCTTGTAGAGTTGAGGAATGCCATCAAATAACACTTCTTGGAAATAATGTAAGGCATAATCAACTTCATCCAGCACCGTGGGTTTGAACTGGTGGAGTTCATCTGTCCGCCACCACAGGCGAATTTCTTCGAGCAATTGTTCTCGCAAGTCTGCTGCTTCCCAAGGATATCCTCCCAAGGTGCTTTCAGTGCGGTTTTCCGCCACATCCAATTTTTGCAGAAGATTTACCACCTGTCTTTGTTTATCGCGGATAGTGTGACGAACTATTTCTGTCGGGTGGGCTGTAAAGACTAAACGCACATCCAGGTGTGAAATCAGCCGTTGAATTTGCTGCGGTGGTACATTCAGCTTGAATAAATGGGGAAACAAAGTCGCAAAAGTACCTTTTTGTTTTCCTGTGGATTTGGTAACCCAACTTGTTGTTGTAGAGTGATTAATCGCCTCTGTACAAGTTTCTATGCCTTTGTTAACAATGGCATCATCTTCATTTTGGTTAGAGGAGTAGGTAGCGTTTGATAACGTCTCCTCCTGAATTACCGTTTCTGCTTCCCCTTCTGAATAGCGGGTTAATTGCTGACGTTGTTCATATTCCTGCTCTATGATATTAATCAACTGG
The window above is part of the Nodularia spumigena CCY9414 genome. Proteins encoded here:
- a CDS encoding helix-turn-helix domain-containing protein, with the translated sequence QELLDKAIKLHNHKRELLEDRKVRIILGGGGRRPKLSPSEQIILTLTYLRHLTTFQLLGIQFGVSETTANDTFNYWLPLLGELLPPSLVEQVKKTPVTMKLLKKF
- a CDS encoding HARBI1 family protein; amino-acid sequence: MVAIIGRIITTKFSRTGKKNSSDYEIVKEVLTDFELIVDSYEQPIERPSEYQQQEKYYSGKKKMHTRKSQLIVLPNGRDIVDVVAGEPGRKSDINLFRENKNGFEEKQKFSGDKAYQGEKSIKTPEKKPRKKELSSEQKIQNKELASERIFVEHLIRLVKIFRVAQERFRLNSSKYEQIIMTICGLVRLRIGTFIL
- a CDS encoding LamG domain-containing protein, which encodes MYLTKDKLQHLNTVTHEGKIVVLATDADGVISYTVKQDGFEDSYLNTPADQRTGWENWQVLDFPDEQDDQSVIAKEKAELTYQQDTSKYLLKSRYKTKDETAVAPVQVISALEHIYIFRQSKTNTLLVDRFVVDGMTNKLNRKLEVRFKRSRQKHTPTKNMNKGSNGLVDIDTLDFRDANGNLFYEPTTELCLVNHLHQGWFSVVLVPTVENDVYRWHIFAYNSQTQKVELTTIRASEEGLFDVQDYTFFAESNDTLVPRKIPGVIKRTLEIGDSHPTNGLSATKYDLQQEQETQSGDKQLLKISTKLMLAVPTDKGTAALSFAIAGDGTLAEIDETPERSIIRSRQREILLPLNTLDEIKALADKTPPPQGIITGLAVGTDAENAEDLVKISTEGKAGELANGDLVKITGTSDYQGLYSTKKIDDHTFEIDQPTPVDNLGYWEKEDPEQAGLIFDGMITAYQKTTNGKLRVICENHGLENGDEVQIIGTDAYNDTYPVQKIDYTNFVIQRQWPKGEAVNVKVVSRKRRGVVLDGVNDYIEIADPFGKNKNFTLSAWIKPAQINTGATQAVMGNDLWKPSLWIAPDNGGLHYMAFDAPSQESVLSGTLDNFFDQAETWVHVAWVKDGNRFRFYKNGVEFAVVEDVPEKLYSYPSSNYQFGKVGQDFFSGHLAEVRIWSLPQSADTIKNNMYLQLRGKEVGLEGYWRLGGIAEGKVSDFSIHGNEGTVYGDPYVSAATLSRKLASGADAVKYSNSDLFAVSQRATYEESFEFKVNASKPLTLADLNNADGRGQGTKIFTFSHWGKTSRSANDTLAVSAVQDEFEDLGKGWYRASCTLTIPDEISLLRSFEITNVQGNWNSLEIRKHRIRLLSDAITAAKYTDGIALTILADEQAGFIAKQKELVLKQAEENVLRKERQDLEIKIAAYHAQDGTRAEIDTLKQQVASLIHKEQDLLSRLRDENDKTPNLSSALNQTQQDLAAKRKELAGRETLLTGADDKNVLIMHLTFLQLHINDIYRNIGANGMADFMVAPLRKEVQDLETKIAAYAEIDKLKPQVASLIHKRHLRKLSNPCSYDIFGERSLTANILRFYGRIGVRNACCW
- the ppc gene encoding phosphoenolpyruvate carboxylase; protein product: MGSLLYSLSHGLNFYPASELFLRHRLQVVEELWESVLRQECGQTMVDLLRQLRDLCSPEGQARNDQAASAVKLIEQLNINEAIRAARAFALYFQLINIIEQEYEQRQQLTRYSEGEAETVIQEETLSNATYSSNQNEDDAIVNKGIETCTEAINHSTTTSWVTKSTGKQKGTFATLFPHLFKLNVPPQQIQRLISHLDVRLVFTAHPTEIVRHTIRDKQRQVVNLLQKLDVAENRTESTLGGYPWEAADLREQLLEEIRLWWRTDELHQFKPTVLDEVDYALHYFQEVLFDGIPQLYKRLKYALGKTFTWLEPPHKNFCSFGSWVGSDRDGNPSVTPEITWQTACYQRKMVLERYIKSVKQLIELLSVSMHWSDVLPELLESLEMDQSQLGDVYDALALRYRQEPYRLKLAYVLRRLENTRDRNVALYNREKSPKEDSPMYRSGSEFLAELRLIERNLTETGLSCRELETLICQVEIFDFNLTQLDIRQESTRHSDALNEILEYLQVLPQSYNELSEEQRVAWLTGELQTRRPLIPAELPFSEKTNDVIETFRILRSLQQEFGVNICQTYIISMCREVSDVLEVLLLAKESRLFDPVVAVGTIQVVPLFETVEDLQRSRSVMRQLFELPLYRALLAGGYEALKAIQQEGSSLPIVPTTASPLTPNLQEVMLGYSDSNKDSGFLSSNWEIHKAQKSLQTIAEGYGLSLRIFHGRGGSVGRGGGPAYEAILAQPGHSINGRIKITEQGEVLASKYSLLDLALYNLETITTAVIQASLLRTGFDDIEPWNEIMEELAVRSRQHYRNLIYEQPDFIDFFHQVTPIEEISQLQISSRPARRPSGKKDLSSLRAIPWVFSWTQTRFLLPSWYGIGTALQGFLDEEEESEEHLKLLRYFYLKWPFFKMVISKAEMTLAKVDMQMAHHYVQELGNPEDQARLEKVFQQIADEFYLTRDLVLKITGNTRLLDGDPVLQRSVQLRNGTIVPLGFIQVSLLKRLRQSRNITATSGVIHSRYSKGELLRGALLTINGIAAGMRNTG